The Zonotrichia albicollis isolate bZonAlb1 chromosome 9, bZonAlb1.hap1, whole genome shotgun sequence genome has a window encoding:
- the RBP2 gene encoding retinol-binding protein 2 has translation MPADYNGTWEMQSNENFEGYMVALGIDFATRKIAKHLKQTKEIVQNGDNFKTKTLSTFRNYDLDYTVGVEFEEHTKGLDNRVVKSLVTWDGDKLVCVQKGEKNNRGWKHWIEGDILHLELTCEDQVCHQTFKKKN, from the exons ATGCCTGCCGACTACAATGGCACCTGGGAGATGCAGAGCAATGAAAACTTCGAAGGATACATGGTTGCTTTAG GTATTGATTTTGCAACTCGTAAGATTGCGAAACACTTGAAACAAACCAAGGAGATTGTTCAAAATGGAGACAAtttcaaaaccaaaacactCAGCACTTTCAGAAACTATGATCTGGATTACACTGTGGGGGTGGAGTTTGAGGAGCACACCAAAGGACTGGATAACAGAGTGGTGAAG TCCCTGGTGACCTGGGATGGTGACAAACTGGTCTGTGTGCAGAAAGGTGAAAAGAACAACAGGGGCTGGAAGCACTGGATTGAAGGAGACATCCTGCACCTG GAACTGACGTGTGAAGACCAGGTGTGCCATCAGACATTTAAGAAGAAGAACTAA